The genomic stretch TGTTCCCTGAATTTATAGCAATATTCCATATGCAATTCAAAATCTTAGAGGCTTGTTTTCAATGGCTGCTTCCTGCCTGTGGAGTATAAAAAGTGTTCGAACCAATCACTTCTAAAAGCACACATAGATAGAAGGGCTTTAATGTAGATATcagaagaaacataaaagaaatatatgaaaggaTGACACTGTGATGATAAGAAATAGTTGGTTGCAAGACTTTTCAAGTAGATTATGCAGAAGCTGGCGGAGCTTCTGTTTATATTCCAAAAATGATCCACTAAGCAGATTTCTAtcttcatggtaaaaaaaaaaagtgttgaaaatGAGGTCAGTAGGTCCGAGCACAGGTAAATTATAGCATTCTCTGACATTTTAAAGTGATTTCAGAGAAAATACAGTTCTTTATCTACCACAGCAGCATTGATGAAACCAATTATAAACAAAGAATTATAGACCCTTCTCAACTGACTGATAAACTTTCAACCAAGCAGAAGCGTCCTGATAACATCACTGACTTAGGGTTTCCTAGCTTCTTTTTTCACCTTTTCAGGGACAAGAAATCTGTTCCaacatattatttcaaaattgtcCTCCCATTGACTCTCAGTCAAAGTTGTAATGGAAAATAAGAATGCGCTCTTTGCCACACAGTGGCTCCTTAAATGTGTACAATAGTACCGGCCAGCACCGAGTCATTTCAGTTTAGACTGTCACCCAGATCCCTCAGCTGTTTCTCAGGTGAAAGTAGCTCCTAGACTTTTAAGCATTTTAACAAATGACTCAACATTTAACAAACTTCTactaatcaatattttttaaaatggggctcagaggggctcccgggtggctcagtcagttaagtgtccgacttttggtttcggctcagatcatgttctcagggtcacgaggttgagccccgtgtcaggctctgtgctggacacggtctgcttgtgattctctttctccctctgaccctctcacttgtgctctctctctctgaaataaatctttaataagaaaaacagaaatgagactTAGACGAAACCATGTGGGGTCTAACCAGTGAAAAAGCAATTAGGAATTATCAAGTCGATCTGGAATCCTACACATATGAATTCAGTCAAAGGTTGCATTAGTTTCATTTTTGTAACTGTGAGAtcctagaaaatatatatatatatatatatatatatatatattataatatataatctatatatatatatatactcttggTTCCTGACATGGGTTCCTAAGTTCCTTGGAATTACCTAGGTGACAGGAATATACTTTTGTTCTACTGAGGTGACTCTGAGTGGGCTTCTGGATGGGAGCTGGTCACCAGAAAAACCACCCCACAAccagaagcttggaattttcaacTTCTCCCCCACTGTCCACTCTGGAACTctccagagagggaagagggacaggaaatggagttaataattgatCATCCCTCTGTGAGGAAGCCTCCATAAGAATCCCAAAAGTATGGGGTTTGGAGAGATACACCAGGAAGGTAGAATGTCCAACTGTACAGGACACACACTCTTGTGTTCAGGACCCTACCAGACCTTGCTCTGCTTATCTCTTCCTCTGACtcttcatctgtatcctttaccatatcctttaataaacgaGTAAACGTAATCCCTGAGTTCTCTGAGCCCCGCTTAGGGAACTCATTGCACCTGAGAAGGGGCTTGCGGGAACCTCCAATCTGTAGCCTTCTTGGACAGAAGTTCTAGGCAACTGGAAGACCTACTACCTGCAATTAGCATCTGAAGTGGAAGGCAGTCTTGAGGGACTCAGCCCTCAACATGTGCAATCGGTTGCTAGTTCCAGGTAGGTAGTGTCAGAATCGATTTAAGTTTTAGGACATCCACTGTGTCAACAAATTGCTTGGTGTCAGAAACCCCACACATCTGGTGCCAGGAGTATTATGAGTGTGGCAGTTGTGTGAGAGTAAAGGAGAAACTCAGGAGGGGCGTCTGGAGGGCTTTCCAAGTCAGTAACCTAGGCATAACTGGTTGTTCTGTGAATTCCTCTCCTAATAAAACACTTTGATCGTTTTCATTTGATGCTCtgtgaaatgacattttaaaaacttttaacctattttttcTATGACTGTGTTCTTAGTAGTTTAGAATTTTCGACTCCTTCCTTTCTGATTATAATGGACAGCTCCAGATCTTCACGTACTGTTCCATTATGTCTACTGCTTGAGAGAACCAGTCCTCGTTCCCTTCCCCATCAATCTTGGCTGTAGTTGTGGCAGCCAATGAATTGATTGAACCAGGAGATGGGCATATGCTCCGAagtcccaggttttttttttttgtttttttttaagagatgctATTCTCATCAAGTGGTGAAACTATAAGATGCTGGACCCATCATTGTAGTGCGCCTCGTATGAATAAAACCAGTCTGTGATGAGAAGCAAGACCCACTTCAGCCATGTTCAACATCCTGTGTCCAAGTGTCCCTGAGGTTTAGCTGCACCCTCAGGTTCTCCAAGGGTGCATGAACTCggaaattcattaaaaagaaaaagaaaagccactttgccaaaaacaacaacaacaacccacaaGTCCTAacttatatatagatttttctatGTTAAGGTTTTACTTATCCACCCCCACTCAACCGATGTCCTATATGAGCTTTCTGCTGCTGCTATGACACAGACATGGTGCCTGTAACAACACACACTCATTATCTTACAGTTGTCCAAGTCAGAAATCCTACCCAAGCCTCCCTGGCTAAAgtgaaggtgttggcaggaccaTGTTCCTCTCTGGAAGCCTTAGGGGAGAATGTTTTCTTACCTTGTCTGGCATCTGGGGACCATCTGTACCCCTTGACTCAACTCTCCCTGCCTTCATCTTCAAAGGCAGCAACCCTGCCTCTCTGTGACCATTCCTCTGAGTGACATCTCTCGCTGGCCCTGACCTCAACTGGGAAAGGTTCTTTTAAGGATTTGTGATTCAGTGGGACCTATCCGgttaatccagaataatctccttaCCTCAGAGTCCTTAATTGTAAGCACACTTGCAGAGTCCCTTTTGCCATTTCCTGTAACATCCTGGCAGGTTCTGGAAGCTGAGCATGGACATCTtgggagggtgtgggggaggaTTATTCTGCTGACCGCTAAAGGTGAAGCCAGTATTCCATCTCTCACACCAGTCATTCAGCAATGCAAATATATTAAACAGGAGAAGCCAGACACTCTCCACATTAATAGCAGCCTGTTAACCAACATTATTTGGGACAAACTGTTCAATTTAAAATGACTCCTTCAAGATCATTTTTCTGGAAAGGCAGTTTCtgctgcttttatctttttttctgaagatgagCTGCAAGGTTCTTACTGGATGTATCCGGCCTACACTCAGAATGCAATCTTGGAGatgtaaaattaaaagtattttcatacCCACAGACTTGAAGCCTGCGGCTGCTATCATTCCTGAGTATAGAGAGTAAACACAGCATCTCTCTTTGTTTTACTAATTGCTTTGTTTCCCCAAGCTGCTAGCACAACATCTGCCGGGCCAGAATGCACTCCTTGCACACACCAGAGAACCACTGCCCGCCAGATAAACGACCTACGCTCCACGATGTGAGGGCAGGTGCTTTCCAGGCACTCAGCAGGCGGCTATCAAGAGGCAAAAGAAGAGAGCTATCAAGTAGAAATAAAGctgacacccccacccctccccagatCTTTACAATGGTTATGGAGCTGTTGATTCTGTTAGGATCTCACACTGTctgtgattttattgattttgtttttcaatagaaCTGTTAAAGATTACAATCCTCAGATAGGCAGACTGTGGGCAGATGCTCATATGCTCACACACAGTTCTGCCAAgatatttttacatctttctgcacataaaacaaaatgaagacatGTGTTAGAGATGCATGCTATTGGTAACCCCCTCGAAGATGGGAGTTTGTTGTATGCTCATTTCCTGGAGGAAGTACTAAAACAACTCCACctagaaaaaagaagagcacTTCCAAAATAAGACAGATTAGCTTCAGAGGCACCTTATAAAACATCCCTAATTACTAAAAACCCATCGAGACGGCAATTTGGGTCATCATATCCAAATGTCATCCCTGCTATTTCTAATTCAATGTAAACTTCTTGTCACATCTACTGGTTAAGCATCAAGATACAAAATGCTGCAACAGCTTATGCTCTGTTGATGTTCATTCATCTACTGGGCATCAGAAAGGCTCATTTCAAATACGGCATGAAAGAGAGAAGTAagcaaaaaaacacaaacttgaAGGAGACTTGGAATAAATTGCCTcaagaaaaatgctaaaaaaggaaaaagcacaaaACCATAGCCTTGCCTTACCTTGGGAGACTTAGGCAGTCCCACAGCCCTGTCTTCGGGGAAGGTGAATGGGGTTAACTTTGTCTCCTCCACTGAGGGATGTTTGGGAGGGCGAGGCGGGGGGTGAGAGAAAGAGCTTTCATATCTTCGCATCATGTAATATTGTTCTTCGGTGATCTCTTCCACCAGAGTCCTGACGAGAAATGATCCTGTGTCCCTAGAAAAACTATTGACTAACTGAACAGTCATATTTAAGCGGCTGACAGGAATTTCCCAGCACTCCCTGGGGTTGGCAAAGCCACTGATGAGTAGGTAAGAGTCTGTGATAGCTTCCTCCAACCGCAGTCCCGGGGTAGCCGCCAAAATGTCTTCTTCAATGGAAAGGTCTCTCACAGATACCTTCACGTTGAAGGGCAAGCAGAACTGTGCACAGAGCTCAGAGATCTGGTACTGTTTCTTATCATGAATCACCTCTACGAAACCTCCTTCCATGTACAAAGGGAGCAGTGTTGCCTCATAggattttttgaggattttttcacAGGCCAGCACATTCACCACTTTTTTGATTCCCTCACAAAGGACTTCAGTCGTCTCTGAGTGATGCACTAGGAACTGGTCCCCAACAGATACGCATGACAGCTCGTCATGAGGGGGATGAAAGGCTTTGGTGGCCACCACGTGGAGAGGCTCCTTTTCACTCTTTGCTATCTCAAGGTCATAGGCAGTTGGGAACTCCCGAGGTCGCCGCTTGAATTTGCCTTTATAGCTAGTGGGGATCAAGAAGTGCCTTTTAGGAAAATTGCTTCGAATTTCTGAAGCTAAGATCCTTGATGCCTGGTACTTTTTATGGATCACAATGGTTTTCCCAGGCTTTAAAATGCTTCTGGGCAGTTGGTTTCCTTGAGGTGCCTCTATGACTTCAGCCACTATGGGGAACTCTTTACTGGTCATTTCATAGACATCTTGTGTAGATAATAGCTGAAGAAACCAGTTGGCATCATAACTGTCAGTAATGTCCTTGACTTCAACATCTAAACTGGGGAGGATGCGGACTATATCCTTtcggactgaaaaaaaaaaaaaagactatgataTTTTGTCCATCAAAATGTTGCTCTGAGATAGTATTAGAACCTCTCCTGGTGCCATAgataaattccattaaaaaaaaggtcaGATGTTCATGATATAACATTTCTTATGTATGACTctctttatttcacattttaaaatgaaggtcATATGTAAAATCAACACCCATAAGCTCACTTGTGGGTGAGCTTAAAAAAGAGGTATTAACTGGTCCCTTGGAGCCCTGTGAAGCTTATCAAAATCTCAACCTTCTCACTACAACCTGAGGGTAACCATTCTCCTGATTCTAGAGTTGAtcattcccatttaaaaaatagctttagcATGCATGACATAGataaatatatgtgcatgtgtacaaATGCAtatctttgtgtgtatatatctctTTCAGAAGGTTTATAATATCATTTGAAGTCATGCTCTTGAGGTCCAGCCATAACCCATGAAAGTATCTTAGAGGACGGTTTCAGTACTTCGAATAAGCCCCTTCCTGCATAAGGCCAAAGACATGCATTCTTTACACAAAACTGTAACCTCTTGCAGAACAACACTGCAAGATCAGGGGATATAAGGTACTTATGATTAATATATGGAAGTGAACAAGATGAAATCCTTTTGCAACATGATAGTTATTCTTTCTCTGCTAATGTTCCATTAATACCTGGATAAAAAAGGAATGTCACAAGATGGGTCACAGTCAGAGGAGCCATTCAGCCATTTAGATAAGCTGGTGGGGTGCTTACCAAATGTATTCTTTGCCTAATGTGGCACAGGGGACTAATAAATCTCGAATTCTTTCTAAGCACCCACTATCCTAAAAGTCTTTGTTTGAGACTACAGAGACACTTAAAAGACTGTCCTAAAATTAGTCATCTGCTGTCTATGCACTATCCCACATGGATGGTTATGGTAGTCTTGAATTAGAAATAAAGTTACTATTAAGAGGATTGTATAacagtttatattttcttgacATTTCCTACCACCAGCATTTTCATGATCCATTGTCTTTTCCTAGTATCTCCAGCCACCCTTCTGTCAGCACACTTTCTGCCTTGCatgcttttttaaacaaataatttgagattttgaagacagaattttctcttaaaaagcattacctatgttattattttttatattattaacttTATGCACCATTTGGAAACTATAACTTTATAATTTGTCATATTACTTGCAGATGCTGTGTAACAGAGTTCCTGAGGGCATAACAcgaaaaaacattattttattttcttgaatagagaacagaaaaaagaaaaaaaaatcaatgattgtCCATAGGGTGAAGGTCTGtaaaaattcttcatttaaacagataaaaagaaaaaaaagaataaagagagaaacgcctgggtggctcagtggttgagcatctgcctttggctcagggtgtgatcccagtacAGAGGAtttagtcctgcattgggttccctgcggggagcctgcttctccctctgcctatgtctctgcctctatctgtgtctctcatgaatacataaataaaaataataataaaataaaagtacaaagataaaaagaaggcTAAAAGAACACTTCTTACCTTGGTCAATTCATTGTAGATAGTCTAGCATACCCAAACTATTAAGATCATTGATTGCCACAGACTACCTTACCCCCCAAGGTAATTAAAAAACTCTAAACTCTCAGCAAGTTGGATAGACACGAATGAGATTTAAGAATTGTAGAACTAGCACTAGGTAAGGATCATAGCCTCATGCCGTTTCTCAAGTTGAGGAAACAGCAAAACATTGGCAGAACAGATATCATTAAGGACTTTCTGTGGGCTCTAAATAGATCTATCAAAACACAGGGACCCTAGTGTAACCTAGACCCCAATCTATATTTGAGCACTATAGGTATTGTAGGTACAAGAGTCTTTGATTATTTTGTTGACCAATATATCCCAACATCGCGAatggtgcctggtacatagtaggtattcaataaatgaattgaataaattaaaaactattacCAGATCAATGTCCTTGATTGAGTATTAAAGGATATGACCTGTTAAATAAGTAGGCTTCTACATAACATTTCATTggtaaaaaatgaatttctacgGCTAATACATCATAGAAAGTAttgtatatttcatttaaagCCTATGCTCCGTTAGGTTGTACTTTATTTTACTCAATGGCTTATTCGgtgcaacaaatatttttactatttaatttcTACAAAACAACAATCTAGACATTTTAAGGTATGAAAATAATCACCATAAATATGCCTTAGTAGAAGattcaataaggaaaaaatagtacATGCAGTAAAAATAAACGATTCTTCTTAGATCCACTAAAGAACTGAGGTTACAGGGCAAACTGTCACCCCCAAAATGAGAGAAATAGGTGAATATGGACTTACAGCTTATTGGGAGCAGAAAGTACCACTGGATCCAACAACTACTAAGAAAACGTTAAGGGTAATTAGCTACTTGCCAGAGACAAAGCCTAGACAAGCTTGAGAGATAAAGCTTCTGGGGTCCAGGTTTAAGGGAGTCCTCCCACACTTTCTTGAGTTTATTCCCAAGAGACCCACCAGGTTCTCAGTgtgaagatcagagaaaaatcccctcaTGCTTCTGGCAGAGTAATGGAAAAAGCCATAGCATTCAGTTTTCCTTAAGAAAGGTCTACCCTCAAGGAAAACTTTTTTACCACAGCCTAACCAACTTGGGTTTTACCAGAGTTTAACTGATGTAGAGGAAGGGAAATACCCAATTATAATTTCTATCTTTCcacatgggggaagggaaatacccacctccagcccccactTGCCATATCCTGTCTCATCTAAGGAGGCATGGGGAAGAAAGCGGAGAAGCACTTGTGaagggcacagggcacagggcacagggcacagggccACTAAAAGAGCAGACCTAATTACAGGATTATAGAATGCATCTCCTCCCCTACACCTTCCTAATCCTATCAACAAGACCTCTGTATAGTAACAGGGGATTACAACTGAAGCATTTACACTTCTGTTTAAGAAGAGATCTCTAGGGAAAGACAACAAGGGAGACAAAAAACAAGGACACTGCATAAAATTTTAGCCTCTGACATCTAAAGCTACAGAAAGCAGTAAATACAGACTAACTCACAGCAAGATTAACATAAAGCCTCACATTAAAGGCCTATTTGTCTCGGTTTcttttatctgatacatcatgtCTAGGTTTCAACAAAAAATGACGAAGTATattaaaaggcaaacaaacagGGTAGTCTGAAGAGACAAAACCAAACTCAGATATGCAGGGATTTTGGAATTTTCAGATTGGGAATTTAGAATACTATTAATATGTTAAGAGCTCTAATGGAAGTCATGGCAGAAAAGACGGGTAGCATAAGCAGAGACATGGAAATTTTgtaaagaattaaaaggaaatgctAGGTATTCAAAATGCAACAGATGTGGTGAAGAATGACTTTGATGGGTGCGTCACTAGGGTGGACATGGctaaggaaagaatcagtgagctcGGAGATATACCAAGATATATCAATACCTTaactgaaaaagcaaaagaaaaagaatggaaaaaaaatgtacaaaaccaaaaaaaaaaaagaatgaaaaaaatggaggatACCTAAGCATTGTGGGATAACTATGAAAGGTGTAACATGCATACCATAGGAATGCATACCAAAAGGAAcacaagagagaaaggaacagaggtgATATTTGAACTAATACTGGTGgagaatttttccaaaattgagGAAGCTTAGAAAACAGTAAGCttgataaataccaaaaaaaacctACACTGaggcatatcatattcaaactgcaggaaatcaaagaaaaaagagaaaacccgaaggagacagaagaaaaaaaaatcttacctctAGAGGAAGAAGGATAAAAATTGGATTGTACTTCTTTTCAGAAACCATTCAAGCAAGAAGAGAGTAAGAGGCATATTTACGGTGTTTCCAGGAAAAAACCCCCCACTAATCTAATATTCTGTCTCCaccaaaattatccttcaaaagtcaAGGGTGACTGAATATGCCAGCCCCAAGTAAATCACTTTGGCACAGAGATTATTTTAAGCTAAAATCACCTGAAAAAAGCAGGTGCAAGAAGGgtattctaatttctcttttgcttcctgAAAACAGATAAAACTCCCATGTGAGAGATGCCTTCCCCACTCCAGGAGAGAAGAAATCTCCTTCTACAGGGAGTTAGAGCCCAGCGAATTCCGCCCAAACAGACCTGGTTAAAATAACTCTTACCTTCCGTAAGCCTCCTCACGTAGTTAGTTCAGTTACTTCACGGTTGCCTCTTTTGTTCAAACCAATATAGAAGGATGTAGGTTTTGCCCTTTTGGGGGCTCCCCTTTCACATAAACATATAAATCCTTCTACTTTTCTCTACATCGTCTAACTAATGTCAGTCTAATTCTCGGGCCCAGCCAAAAAGCCCTAAGAGATGATTGTCTCTACATATTTTCTTGAAAACGAGTTTTGTCAATTCTAGGCTTGCAGTTTCTCAATTGCTAGTTCCTCCTACATtattatctaataataataataattcatatatCTTTTGGAAATTGTCACTTTCTACGTTTGATTTCTCTGTCATTTACTTTCCaagattatacttattttttcctcaaaagtgttttcacaaaaaaaaaaaaagtgttttcacaTCTGATTGCTCAGGcaattgttttgtttatatttttgtatcaCATTATACTCTTTACTATATAGTGATTATTAGATGCACTAATAATTTCCAAGCTTTGCCTTATTCTAGgcttttacattaaaattttctttataattcatcCATTTGGTCTCAGTTTTCTTTACAAATATTCTGTGAATTATCTTCCCCCCCCCATTTATTCAACTTCATTTCAACTTAAGAGAAActatactgggatccctgggtggcgcagcggtttggcgcctgcctttggcccagggcgtgatcctggagacccgggatcgaatcccacgtcaggctcccggtgcatggagcctgcttctccctctgcctgtgtctctgcctctctctctctctctctctctctctgtgactatcataaataaaattaaaaaaaaaaaaaaaagagaaactatactgtaaatttccatttttgttagCTAGTTCTTCCCTGGTCCTACTGTTGTTTGTATTTATGAATAGAGAAAGTGCCTTTTGGGTTGCTCTCTAACATctgtagcagaaaaaaaatgtcatcatgACCTTCActgagaaatcaagagtcatttaAAATAGATATACTTACATTTAATATGGGTTTATTTGTaatactttttcttatatttttatataatttataaaaaatgactAGCCGTTTTCTTATACTGGATGATGCATGTTACCGAGTGTTCTTCATTGATTTTCATGATGGttatttttatgtatcaacttCACTGGGCTCTAATACCCAGTTATTTAATCAAACACAATTCTAGGTGTTTCTGTGAAAGTATTTTGCATATGTGGTTAACTTCTAAATCAGTTGACTTTGGGTAAAGGATGTTATCCTCCATAGTGTAGGTAAGATTCATCTAATCAGTGGAAggctttaaaagcaaaaactggcgtttcccagagaagaaaaaatgctGCCTCAAACTACAGCATCAGCTTCTGTATAGCCTTATATATAGCCTGTCAATCTGTCCTATGGATGTTGAACTTATTAGCCCCCATAATTACATGAGCCAAGtccctaaaattaattaattaagtaagtaaataagtagtacattttttttctttaatatacaatataattatatataatattataaatatcttccGTTTCCCTGGAGAAACTTGACTggtaaaatatttacagttggtagtataaaaataaatatgtatagtcGGTagtataagaataaataaatacatatctaaaCTGTACCTTATACTGTTTGCTGTTTGATATTTCTATTAGCAATAGAATTACTTgcctaaaggaagaaaatgaaatggaagcaGGTTAAAGTGTTCACTGGTTCTAAATATCATATTAAGTCACAATATTTTCCTAGGCACATTAGGAGAAGCATCACTAATAAAAATTGAACCTATTATACAAACATAAATGATATCAACTTTGAAGtgatatattcattcatatattcattcacttCAATGAAGTGAATATTCATTCTCCTTAGCtattaaatttgtaaatatgttATCATAATAAATCAAATCTCGATATGGTGAGTGAAAAAGGAACTTTGTactatgtagtatatatacacagaaacaaGTATTTTAGTtgcttcattcattaattcatgtaTTTGATTTGTTCAATATTGAACACTTACTTTATCTCATGCattgagaagataaaaataaatgcatcagAGACTGACTCTCATATAAATTATTGAAGATCatgttttgttaaaaatattgtttataaattatatttgggttttttaaaaagactttatttatttattcatgaaagacacagagagggggcagagacacaggcagagagagaagcaggctccctgtagggagcccgaggtgggactcgatcccaggaccccggggtcacggcctgagccaaaggcaggcactcaaccactgagccacctaggggtcctTAAATTATACTTACCTTTTAGCAATATTAGCAACCAGTTCTTTGAAGATTAGGTCCAGGAAAAGCTCTAGGCTGGGATTAGTTTAAGTAAGTAGTGAGGTTTATAGTTGAAGTATGTGGCTTTCCAACACTTTGTTCCCTCAAATTTACCatgaaggcaaaaaataaaaaataaaaaattaaaaaaaaaagagagagacaaagaaagaagaaagagaatgagattcAATGAATCTATAATGGACATCTGTAATTCTCACACTGAATAAAGATAGAGTTCAGATGAAAGGATGGTCAGAAATTtggcagaagagaaaaaggaaagcttttGTGCCTATGGAGCCACAGTTCAGTGAAAAGTCAGCCTTTTTTGCCCCATGGGACCTCCAAAAGACCCATAAATTGAAGGCCTAAGGCCCCTCTGACTGTGGATGAGAAGCTAGGAGTTGCCCGGATTCTGGAGAGGGCTTAACCACATGCCTCCAACTCTCTTCTGGGGAAGACAAGTGgtcaccccgccccccacccctctttGAAGGAAACTGTAGATACAGAGTCCCGGAATCTGGAATCtaggagggggtgggcagaggagaaACAAGGGACTGAAAACCAGGAAGTCTAACCCTGTGGGGGAATGGTGAAACCCTAAGCTACTACCCCACAAGCTCTCAGAGAGACTCTTCTCCACTGAAACTGAACAAGTCCTAGAAGAGAGGCTCAGGATCCTGAGTGGGGGGATGCTCTGTGTCAGAGCTGGCACAGGGAAGCcgaaatttcagaaacaaagagCTTGTATGTAAATAGCACctcacttttaaattaaaaaaaaaaagtgtgtcacCTATAAATATGAACAACTGGTAAAAAATCATCAGGCATTTTAGGAAAACAGTTAATGACAgtaacagaccaaaaaaaaaaattttttttttgaaagagagagagagagagagagaatcttaagcaggttctatgGAGCCAGGATGGAACCTGACTCAGGGTTCAATGTCATGACTcggaggtcatgacctaagcagaaatcaagagtggaacacttaaccgcctgagccacccagacaccccagactTTTTTTTCGAAAGCCCAAAAAGAGGCAGATAAAATGCAAGGAATACAGAAAACTTTAAGAAATTGTACAAGATTCTCAGGGAGATAAGATATTGCATTCTGAAAACAAGAACTGAGTAACATTTAAAACATGATGTAAGATATaactcttggaaattaaaaatatgatagctaaaattaaaaattcattaaaacgGTTG from Canis lupus dingo isolate Sandy chromosome 1, ASM325472v2, whole genome shotgun sequence encodes the following:
- the THEMIS gene encoding protein THEMIS — translated: MTQARAMALSLEEFVHSLDLRTLPRVLEVQSGIYFEGSIYEMFGNECCLSTGEVIKITGLKIKKIIAEICEHIEGCESLQPFELPMNFPGLFKIVADKTPYLTMEEITRTIHIGSSRLGHPCFYHQKDLKLENLTIKQGEQIMLNSIEEISGEIMVNCGVVRSHQNHSFTLPLSQEGEFYECEDEHIYTLKEIVEWKIPKNRTRTVKLTGFSNKWDLTNPFPKGFYGALILKPVYEIQGVMKFRKDIVRILPSLDVEVKDITDSYDANWFLQLLSTQDVYEMTSKEFPIVAEVIEAPQGNQLPRSILKPGKTIVIHKKYQASRILASEIRSNFPKRHFLIPTSYKGKFKRRPREFPTAYDLEIAKSEKEPLHVVATKAFHPPHDELSCVSVGDQFLVHHSETTEVLCEGIKKVVNVLACEKILKKSYEATLLPLYMEGGFVEVIHDKKQYQISELCAQFCLPFNVKVSVRDLSIEEDILAATPGLRLEEAITDSYLLISGFANPRECWEIPVSRLNMTVQLVNSFSRDTGSFLVRTLVEEITEEQYYMMRRYESSFSHPPPRPPKHPSVEETKLTPFTFPEDRAVGLPKSPKSLHVDISKKLHSNQAGLDSKAPGGCQSDLANLEKERSKSGATQLAATNVPREISKSKKHQK